In Ovis aries strain OAR_USU_Benz2616 breed Rambouillet chromosome 13, ARS-UI_Ramb_v3.0, whole genome shotgun sequence, the genomic window TTACTTTTATTAAATCCACCAAAGTGGAGTGTTTTACAGAAGTAACCATGGCCTCAAAAGTCGACTTGAGGCAAGTCGAGGGCAAGAGGGAACATGAGCTCATTCTTGTTTAAGCTGTAAAAGAAGTCTAGtccttaagaattttaaaattcctgtCATTATAAAGCCCCAGGACCACATGAAAATCAATATAAAACAAGAATGCAGGTGGTTCTGCAGAATCAGGTTTTCCTAGACTGAACAGGGACGAGAAGAAGATTGTAGTTTACACACAAGAATTAATGGCATGGACATCTTGTTGAAAAAGTTACGACATTACTATTATAGTGGACAGGGAGTTTGGACATGTGTTCTAATAGCCATGACCTTACACATAAAGTTTATTGGACAGACTCTTTTAGAGTAGAAAACTACTACTCTCCTTCCCCTTCCAGTTCCTAAACCTTCATTACAGTAGTCACTAAGATTTAAGTGGCTTGTATTTGTACAGGAGTGTGTGTGTACCtatttatgtatacacatacatatatacatgtatatattaatgtacactaaaaatacaaactatatttccaaaggaaaaatgtgattaataaaaatcaaaagaaaaacaaaagtggcAAAACAAAAAGCATGAAATGAGCTGGTAGTCATGAATCCCAAAATAATTATGTAAGTATAACAGTGAATGTTAAGGAGCTAATAACTCCAGTTTAAAGACAAAGAtattataccaagtgaaataGGCCAGtcccagaaagacaaatactacatgatagCACTCAGAGACCTAAGGTAGTTAGATTCATAATGAGTGAGATGGTGgtagaggggtggggggagggggaatgggAATTTATTACATTTACAATTTACCAGTAGGGCGAACCTCATGTTTAGTGTTCTTAGTacagtaagattaaaaaaatgatactgtCAGAGCTGTACTCTTTACAGGAAATACATGTAAAGATACAGAGAGACTAAAAGAAATTTTCtaaattgagcttccctggtggctcagctggtaaagaatctgcctgcaatgcgggagacctgggttcaatccctgggttggatagatcacctggagaattccatggactgtatagtccatgggcttgccaaagagttggacacaactgagtgacttatgctcatttcactttttaaatttcgcaaattctaaagcaaataaaaactgaaaagcaattaAGGGTGTAATTAAGTCATTATAGTTATTACTAGAATAAAAAACGGTCACTACCCAGTGACAAACTTAAAAATGCAACAACTGACTAAACTATAGGAAGAAATAGATCATCATAATCAGAGGTATGAACAGGCCTATTCCTAATTAGAACAATCAGAAATTGATTTAATTGTATAAAACAGGGGTCAACGAACTTATTCTGGGCCACCAGAAAGGGTTCACAAGGTGACCTGAGGTCTCTGTTGCACATTATAATTGATGTATTATGTAATGgtcatccttttaaaatatagtttagtgggtttcatgttttcattgtatAAATGTCACCATACTCCATAAACTTCTTGAAgacaacataggcaaaacattaaaacatatttctaaatatttaagggTTGTCCCTTCAaaatggtagaaaaaaaaaaaaaaagaaaagattctaaGTTCAATCTTACACACAAAAAGAGAACTTATTTTTTAAGGCTAAGATAATCTTAACCTGACAAGCAATATGAGAAAGAACATCTCATTACAGATGCAGAAGTCCTAGAAAAACTTAGCAAACGGACCTAAGAATGTATTCTAGCAATTAATAGACTGAAGAACATTTTTTTATCTCAGTAAATGTAGAAAATGCTTTGATAAAATACAGTATTCACTCTTGATTAAGCAATCTAGCCTACAGAAAGGGAAAACTTTAACCTGCAAAAAGTATTTACTGAAAACCTTTAGAGGTGATGCATGGAATGCTTTCCGGGACAGGATGCCTAAAGCCAGCTTCTCTTAGTAATTACCGGAAATCCTTGATTGTACAgtgaagcaattttaaaaaaggtatggGGACTGAGAGGAAACATTACTGTTATTTGGGCAGATAAGAGTGTACACATAAAAAACTGGTAAGAATCTAGTTTGTTGGATATAAAGTGAGTCTAAATTCAGCTGCGTTTCTAAACAAACGGTAACATTTAGAAGCGGATGAGATCTGCATTGGCATCAGCTCACTAAGCCTTTAGGAAAAAATCTAACAAAAGCTGTGCAAGACCTCTCTGAAGTTTGTACAGCTTTATCCCGAGACAGTAAAGATGACCTATGTAAATGAAGAGAGGAACTACTCAAGCCAGTATTGTCTTCTAAGACTTCTcccattctgatttttttttttttaattacagaaagGGTGGATTTTTTGTTGATCTCTTTGTAAGAGTGTCTAACCAAGTTGCTGTCAACATGTACAAGCAGCTGGGCTACAGCGTGTACAGGACAGTCATAGAGTACTATTCGGCGAGCAATGGGGAGCCCGACGAGGACGCTTACGGTGAGTCCTCGCTGGGGCAGCATCCTGGAGGAAGGGATGTTTACATGCTTCCTATAGACCAAAATACTCGGCTCTTTCAATAcacttaaaaaatcatatttaaatttgAGCTATAGTATTTAAATCTCCTGGAAGCTACCTTCATGAACCTACCACTAACTAACTTATATTAACTAACCAATGGTTAATTACCATCAGTTGTTGTTTTGCTGTTAGAGACATGTTACTAAGATTTTGTCAAAGAACATTTGTAGGAAGAGCTGAATCCCAGCTAGGGTTCGGTTAGTGTTTTGTGTACTCCTGCTTGGGAGTCTCACTTATAAATACATTTCTCTTAGAATCTGGTAAAAGTGGGAGAGTAGGGGACAAAACCGCTTATGgttttagtgttttttaaaacacttgTACACTTTAAATCTGATATAAAATCATACTCTGACATTTGTGTACTTACATTAAACTTTGCTTCTTAACAGATATGAGGAAAGCTCTATCCAGGGACACTGAGAAGAAGTCCATCATACCATTACCTCATCCTGTAAGGCCAGAAGACATTGAATAACCATGAGCAGTGGTTCTTAGGCTGATGATGCTCCAAATAGAATTATGgacaatattattttcattaggtGACCTTGGAGATCTATTAGGAGAAAAGGGGATCATTTAGCTCTTAAAGACTTCAAGAAAATATAGGTTATCAAATTTTAAGCCTTCATGTATCCTATTAGCAATATCATACCTTCTAAAGCTATTCACTGTAATAAAATCCAACCAAAAAAGGCAGCTAGGCGAGAAGGAAACATTCCACTGTCGTGGCGCATAACACACTATTCACAGTGTGCTAGGGAAAATGATTGCTCCAGTCTCCCCCTAAATTCTGTGCCTGAGAACCACTGCTGcacatacagtttttattttgtattgaactTAAGCTTTAAAAGCATATATGAAATGTATAAATCTCAGATGTATAATAAAATGCACTGTTGACTCTATGAATGTTTTCTGGAAGTTTGATGGTCGTTTGTAAACCCAAAGTTAGCAGGATTGAGAAAGGTCGTCGCTTAGGGTTTGTTTGTCACATTTTTCATTTACATACAAAGCACTGTTTAAAAGCTTACGGGAACAGCCCCTGCCCAGCACACTTAAGCTCCCTGCTTACTGCAGACTAAGTTCTTCCCAGATACTTGCTTCCTCACTGCTGGTCTCAGGTCTTTCCTCGGTCTAGTTTCACAATACTGTATTCCTGCCTTTCAGAATACAAAAAGATATGATAAAAGGAGAACAGAAccaaatttctttataaaaaaaagaaaaaaggccaaaCGATTAGATCACAGGCTAACCACTTATTTTCATGTGTAGTTCACTTGTAATACCAGCGAATAAAAGTAGCTAAAGAAAATGAATCACAAACGATTGTTAAAACCCTTTACTTTTGAAAGGAATTATTTTGGTTGAGGTGAGAGAGAAGTGATACTCTCCCAAGAGAGTAACTTTTTCTTTCATGCATTTTACACAGGCACGGTATGTGCCTGCAAACAGCATTATGAGTTTACACAAGAACTTGGctggtttttttcctttcacacaTGTGCAACACAAACATGATTATGATTCATCACTTACAGTAGCATCTGGGCCGTTTTCATCTCACCCATGGCCCTGTGCAACTTAGCCAGTTCAGAACATGGCGCTCCTCTGAAGCCCCTGCTCAGACCTCAGGACTCAGAGCCTGTGACTCCAGCAGCCAATGCCAGTCTGGTGACCGAAGCAGTGAAGTGGAGAACAGGTTGCTTTTATCTGCTGGTCCTATTTCTTTCTGCATTCAAACGCTCCTATTTTCAAGATAGAATTTAACACCGTAACAACTAGCTTTTACTCCCTTGGGTGATCAACATACTTGAAAATGTAATAATACATTTGCCCAAGTAAATCTGCTAATTTTccttacaggtgaagaaacacACAGATATGCTTCCAGTCAAATAACCTTGGCagtgaacaacaaaaaaacaggctTGAGAACACGGGCTAGATTAAAGGAAACAATTTCTCAAGACTGGTTAACTAAGGCAAATGCTTTTCTGCTTGAGAATATAAGCAGTGCGTCAGCCAGCAAATCACCATCATCTTGCGTGGCTTTGTGCCATGTAAGTTACTGCAGATGTTTTTCACGTTCTAAATCGAGGCCAGGTTGAATGCGTCAAGTTTACGGGTACACAGTCTCTGCTGCAGTATGCTGGGCAGTGTTTATTGGTGCTCTTGGTAAAAATGGTTTCCTTGTTCACTGTATTTTGGGAAACACAGCCAGGCCATGCTGCTGAGGATTCATAACATACAGGAATGTGTCAAGAGCCCTGAGAAGCCTAAGTATAAAGAGACTTGTCAGCAAGGCTTAACCTAGGTTTCCCACACTCACTGGAGCATGAGACATTGTTCTTCACAGCTCCTGAATTACTGTTCTTTAAACAAGCCCCTGCAGAACTCAGCTAGTTTGGGCAACTGATGATGATATAtaacaaattttattaaaatgttcttggtttttttaaaaaaacaccttgTGCAGAAGTGTAGCAACTGTAAATTATTTTCCAACTGGCGTTTTCATAAACATTTAGTATAAACGGTCATTAAGAAGGTACAGTTGTTTATGTTAAAATTAATCCAAGCACACCCAATTCCACAAGGCATGAACATCTGACTGAGCACTCCCTCTGTGCCAGGTATACTCCTTTTCTAACTTAATCTTCAAAATGACCCAGCAAAAGTCTGTAAACTGAAAGGTTAGGTATCActaagtgacagagctggggaCGGAACTCAAGTCAGTGACTCGAGATGTGAGTAAGTTACAAGTTTCAGAGGAatgcataaaatatctttttgaagACAACCATGAGAAAACTTAAAAGTTATTATGGAATGTAATTGAGAACTTACAtaagattttcaaaattctgCAGTTCCATCTAAAATAGATGAATTAGATTTCCTAATGAATGATGGAGAGACAAAATGTTTTAGACTCAGATAAGAAAACCCAGCAGCTACAGAAAAATTCCTTTACTTACAAATCCCACCCTCAACTAACccaagagcattttaaaaataattcaaaagtagTTGTCAAAAGATCCCCATCAATTCATCACTGGTGGAATACCCAAAAACTTACAGGAGTCACAAGAATTCCGAactatacatttataaaaataatataacatcTGTCAATACGAACAGGAGGGCCCAGCTTCTCGCTCGGCAGCGTCTCCGTCTGGGTCCTGCTCTCCAgcctccttctcctgctgctgcttcttccaCAGTTTGGCCATGGCCAGGAGCTTGAGATTGGGTTGGTTGGCTGCATCTTCCGGAAAGATGTAATCATAGTATTCTTCCCAGCCTGCATCCGACTACAGggacaaagaaaaacaagataagCTAACCTGTGGCTGAAATGCATTTTTCAGTTACAGCAGAGAATTTGTCACTGTGGAGCCCAGGGTTTGTATTCAACTTACAGTTATTGTGCAAAACAACATCAAGGCCTACTCTGAAAGTCCTACTTTCAAGGGCAGGCCCGGGAGACTGGGAGTGAGTATTGCTGGATGGGTGTTGTTGCAGCTGCTACTCACTGAAAGCAACTGCATGGTGGGAAAAGTGCTCCACAGTCAACTAGAAGATAGGCGGTGTCCTCCACCCCACTTTGCAGTCCTGTGTGTGAGACTTTGAACTTCTAAAGATTTACTTTCACCTCGCGGTAAAGCCACAGACCTGGGACTCCTGGCTCCCTGCCTGTCCCTCCCACGTCCAGCTGGCCACTGGCTGCACTCCCCACGGTTGCGCTGTCCCAGATGCCAGCAATGCCTCTCTGATACAACAGCCTCCCGGGAGACCCTCTCCAACCAAGCCCCCGCAATCCGCCCACAGGAGACACCAACTGCATCAGAGTTCTGGGGGGTTTCCTACAGCCCACAGAGCCTCCCCTGCATTAGTTCCCACCTAGAGGCGGGGCCACAGTGCCCTCCACCTCCTGTCTAATGCTCCAGAAACAACACACTTCAGACAGTTCCCAGAACCAGCAGTGTCAGGAAGCCCCTCTGCCAGCCCTCCTTGGGGCTCCACCCTGGGTGGACCGCACACTCTGTCGTGTTCCTACAGCAGCCAGACTGTGACCGGCTCCTTCCCCAGCTGCTGCCCCCTTCCTCAGGCTGTACACGTGCCACACATTGCACACACACTTCAAAGCCTGGGGCGCTTCTGCTCGGCTGGCATGGAGGACCAGCACCAGGGGCTCAGTCCTTACCCCGTCGTCAGCCTGGACCTTTCTCCTCTTCTTGACCTTCTCGGGCATgagcttgtccactctctccttaTCCGACGCTGTTCCAAATTCATCTTCAAAGCTTCGCCACGACTCCAGCAGCATGagcctctcttccttttcctcacaGTTTCGCATGGTTTTGTTAGCCTCTTCATAAATTTGTCTGCACTTGGCCAAACTTCCTTCTTTCCCTGAAGACAACTCAAACTGTGCAAAACTGATCCATACCTTAGAAAGAAATCATTACCAAACCAAATTAACCATGTCACCCAGGAAACAATACTGTAATAATAAAGCTAATTTCTTGTTGACAACATCTGAACATACCTACTATAATTCTAAAGAATATAACCTATTGACTAGCTGCTTCTATATAGTAATGGTGAAGAAGTCTGCTTTTATATCCAATTAGGTGTCTGAAATAATCTTAATATCCTGAAAAAAGTTCTAATTTTTATTCAACCTACAATATCCAAGTTACTCTCATGCAATATAAATACTGGCCTGGTACAAGCTTAACATTCCAAAGTCTTGAGACTCACAAGCTCTTTGTAAAAGGAAgccacttaaaatatatttaaaatatctcttccAGACTGCCGATTCGAGCAAAATCAAAGGTAGCCCACAAATCACAGAATACCTTGACGTGCTGTGTCCGCTGAAGCAATCTTCGGTAAAGATTGCGTGTTCTTTCAGTTTCTTCCTGCTCAATTTCAAAATCAATATATGATTTCCAAAGCACCTGAGAAAGACAAATTCATAGGTCAGTCTTgacatttaaaaagcaacatgCTCTTGTTTGAAGCACAGCCTAACTAGCATCTCAACCTAGAACATCCAGGAACCTAGAACTTTCTAAGGAACACACAGTATGTGGATACAACAACTAATGCTAGTATTTACGAGCTGGCCAAGATTTGGCTAACAGTCTACATTATGAGAAAAAAGACCTTGGATTTACTTCCAGATTCTCTTGAAATTTCCCAAATGCTGGACTTAACAAGAAGAGCAGAGAAACTTAACAAACCACCCAGCACTATCATAAGCCTGCCACATACAAGGAACTTGTGTGAAGAAAATGGGCCTCGGTCACTCAGCATACACTGTTTTTGCCATCACTATAAGTTCCCTGATGCATCTGAATTCAACTCAACAAGCATCCAGGGACCAGCTGCCCACTCGCTCAGTACAGCCTGTCAGGGTACAAGGGCAAGAAAGATGTAGCCTGGACACCTGAGGCCACAGTCTGTTGAGTAGCTGAGGCCAACTCATGGGACCAGTAACCCAGAAAGCCCTGCCCAGTGCAATCAGTGGGGCCTGGTAAACCACTGAGTGCAGTCACCCCAGAGCAAGATTCACAGAACACCTGAGCGAGCCTAGAGGTTCCTGAGAGAGAGGTTCACGTTGTCCAGGCTGCAGTTTGGCGCCACCTGGAGGCTCGAGCTTACCCGCAGCTGGCCAGGCCAGGGCACTGGTGCCTCCAGGAACATCCTGATTTGGTGAGGGCCTAATCCAGGCAAATCTGTGACAGAAGAACCCTTCCCCTGTACTTCACGTGGCCTTGACTGCACTGCCCTGGCCACCCCGCTTTAGCCTTCTGTTACAGAAAGGCAGGAAGAGCCCACCTATAAAATTCCAGTTCATCCTGGTGTCACTGGGGCAGGGCTGAGCTACCCGCTAGAGAAGGCCTCTTCCcccctcctttctgtctcttaAATGGTTATCTAAGGTAATGCTGGGCAAGTGTCAGAAATAAAGCCACCATCAATGCAAGCGCCTCACCTCTGGCATGTCCAAGCGTGGCTGACTAATGGCTAACTCGTAGATCGCCCGGGCTCGCTCAATATCGCCAAGGATTGTCTCTAATTCTGCAAATTTAATCCAAGAGGTACAGTTTTCTGGCCCAAATTCCAGGAACTTTTCATAAAGCTTCCGGCATCTGTCAAATTCTCGAAGCTGCAGCTCCAGTTCTATGTAACCTTTAAATAATTTGTTCTTTGGACATTTGCCTATGGACGTTCCCTGGAAAAGAAGACACCGAGGTGATGCCTGAGCAGGTCTGGTCTGACTTGTGCAGACATCCTTGACCTGGCCAAGAAGCCGTTACTCCACTGAGCAAGGGCCCTGGGGCATCGATCCGGTGAACCACCCACTCCCTCTGCAGTACCGGCACTGGTCTACTGGCTCCTGACAGAGGCCCAAAGAAACCTTCCAGCTCACTCAGCCGTCACCTGGGCCTGTTCAGTAAGAGGCGGGGTTCCTGAAGTGTTTGGACAACTATTTTGAGTCTCACCTAGATTCTCAGGCTCTCTTATGGAATCCGGATGTCAGAGGAGAACACTTCCCATGATAAAGGGGTTATTAATGAACGAACCCTGCTGCCCACAGCCAGGGTCTTATCAGAAGGACAGCTGCATCTAATCCTATTGAGAAACTTTAGAATACTTGTCAAGACGGAGGTACATTTAATACACCAAAAATCTTGCAGAGGATCAGACTACTAACAATTTAAGATCAAATCTCTCTAGCCGCAGGAAAGATCTGGTTAACAGGTAGCTGTAACTGTCCATTGTTGACAATAGAATAATTTAAGCATTATCGCCCAATCTTTCCTCTAAGTAAGGCCCAGCTTTCAAAAACATGTCTCAGGTTATAAAGGCACAGTATTTCTCCTGCATTCTTAGTTGGGGACTGGACAACCTATAAACACTAAGATGTAAATTTCCTTCTCAAAGAACTTCATGATGTATCATGAGCCTTTATTTACTCACCAAAGCTCTTCTGGCAAATGGTaaatttttctgtcttatttcaaaCTGTGCATATAGTAACCACATTTTGGCAAATGTGaactagaaaacaaaagcacaaaaaaatcacttaaatttaaattaacaCAAGGCCACAAGTGAATTCCCCTAAAGCTTCACAGCTAGGACAGACATATTTTCTCGTTTATAAGCTAAGCTAACAATATCTGACAGAAATCACCAAGAGTAATCTGGACACTTCACTGTGATGCAGGGCTCTCTGGCCCCCACTAAGGGGCAGCTTTGTGGGTATGTGTGAGTAGGGAGAACACGCCCCTCTGTTCCAGAAAGTAATTTGGTCAACATTGCTCGCTATCTCTGGTGTCAGGAAATAAAGCCTACTGCCCACAGTGGGAAGAGACCACGTGTCAACTGCTCCCAGAACACCCGTGTCCCTGTGCCTATGGACATCCACGCAGGTGCCAGCAGCCTGCTGGCTGTCCCTGTGCAAGCTGAGTGCACTCTGCTCAGTCTGTTCCCATTACGATCCTCTCGGAATTTCTCCATTCTCTCCATCAGTCACTGGTCACTTAAAGACTGTCCATTCAACCAGACTGGAAGCTGTTTTCAGAGGCAAAGAGTATACCTTGTTCTTAATGTTTTCCTAGGGTGCCTAGCACAGGGCAAGAGCTCATCAACAAATACGATTCCATGGGATTATTTCACAAGTAACAGACACAGGATTTTCATGTGTTTAGAACAGAATGCTCATAGCAAACATACCTTTTTATGAGGAATGAGTTCCAAAGAGGCTTGGTAAACTTGTCTTGTCCTCTCGGGATCCTACATTAGAATAATGAATTTGCACAAAATATTCATGTCCAATATTAACACTAATTTTACCATTAGTAACAAAAATGTACACCCCTAACACTGAATATGTTTCCACAAGCTGTTATTTCCATTTATGATCAAAAGTGAACTAACTTTGGGCATCAAGCTTTGGTCAAAGACCTACCCacagcactgagccaccaagtaAGAGCTTCTCAGTGGAGAGGCTTTCTTGTGTGACAGCAGAAACAAAGATGTTCTGCAGTCTTCGACCAACAGGATTCGTCTTTTCCTATTAACTTACAACCAATTACTGAAACTTCTACTTGATTTAAGAGCAAGAATGTGCAATCCAGCTGTGACCCCTAGTTATGAGAAAAACCCTGGCAACTATAAATAATGAAACTAAGGGCTGGTTAATTGTTCCCTTTGAAGTACCtcaaagtgtaaaaaaaaaaaacacacatcaaAACTAAAAACCACCTTGCCTGTGTCCACAACAAGTATAGAGTTTAAAACGTGGCAGAAAGAATGCAAATGGCTGCAAGAAGGCCTGTAAGAATGTACAGCGGAATTCCTGTGCGGTCAAGGCTCCGTGGTACCAGTTCCCACCCGTGCCAGCCGGCTGCCCGGGGAGCAGCTCCCCGCAGCCAGGACCCACTCTGCACCTTGGCCTCTAGCTCCTCATAGAGGGCGTAGTTGATCCACAAGTAGATGTAGCGCTTCCAGTGCCTCTTCTCCTGCACGGGTGGCACGTTGGCGATGGCGCGCTCGTACACTTCCCGCACCGTCTCGGCCTCCGCGTCGCTCTCCACCAAGCGCAGGTAATCAAACCACGCGTCGTAGTTGTGCGGGTTAGCCTGGAAACACCAGGCTGGATTAAACAGAAACCAAACCCAGAGCTGCACCTGCTGGACTAGGCAAGCTAACGGAAGGCACCAGACTGACTTTCTATACTCCAGCAGCTTTTTTCCTAGACTTTACACtatttcattgaaaaataccattgttgagattttataaatagaaagggaaaaggagagagaagactgTTACCTAGGGGTTCCCCAGCAAAGCTCCTTTCACCTACAACagcctttttttgggggggagcaTCCCAGTTTTTAAGTTGGATTTCcaaggtggcactaatggtaaagaacctccctgccaatgcacgacatgaagtggtaaagaacctccctgccaattcgggacatgggttcaaaccctgggttgggaagatcccctggaggagggcatggaaatccactccagtactcttgcctggagaatcacatggacagagaagcctggcaggctatagtccatagggtcacagagttggacacaactgaagtgaattaacacacaatttttaagttttttgaaagAAGGTAATGGAAAAATGACTTAGAGGCAAATgcataaa contains:
- the CRNKL1 gene encoding crooked neck-like protein 1 isoform X2, which produces MAASTAAGKQRIPKVAKVKNKAPAEVQITAEQLLREAKERELELLPPPPQQKITDEEELNDYKLRKRKTFEDNIRKNRTVISNWIKYAQWEESLKEIQRARSIYERALDVDYRNITLWLKYAEMEMKNRQVNHARNIWDRAITTLPRVNQFWYKYTYMEEMLGNVAGARQVFERWMEWRPEEQAWHSYINFELRYKEVDRARTIYERFVLVHPDVKNWIKYARFEEKHGYFAHARKVYERAVEFFGDEHMDEHLYVAFAKFEENQKEFERVRVIYKYALDRISKQEAQELFKNYTIFEKKFGDRRGIEDIIVSKRRFQYEEEVKANPHNYDAWFDYLRLVESDAEAETVREVYERAIANVPPVQEKRHWKRYIYLWINYALYEELEAKDPERTRQVYQASLELIPHKKFTFAKMWLLYAQFEIRQKNLPFARRALGTSIGKCPKNKLFKGYIELELQLREFDRCRKLYEKFLEFGPENCTSWIKFAELETILGDIERARAIYELAISQPRLDMPEVLWKSYIDFEIEQEETERTRNLYRRLLQRTQHVKVWISFAQFELSSGKEGSLAKCRQIYEEANKTMRNCEEKEERLMLLESWRSFEDEFGTASDKERVDKLMPEKVKKRRKVQADDGSDAGWEEYYDYIFPEDAANQPNLKLLAMAKLWKKQQQEKEAGEQDPDGDAAEREAGPSCSY
- the CRNKL1 gene encoding crooked neck-like protein 1 isoform X1: MAASTAAGKQRIPKVAKVKNKAPAEVQITAEQLLREAKERELELLPPPPQQKITDEEELNDYKLRKRKTFEDNIRKNRTVISNWIKYAQWEESLKEIQRARSIYERALDVDYRNITLWLKYAEMEMKNRQVNHARNIWDRAITTLPRVNQFWYKYTYMEEMLGNVAGARQVFERWMEWRPEEQAWHSYINFELRYKEVDRARTIYERFVLVHPDVKNWIKYARFEEKHGYFAHARKVYERAVEFFGDEHMDEHLYVAFAKFEENQKEFERVRVIYKYALDRISKQEAQELFKNYTIFEKKFGDRRGIEDIIVSKRRFQYEEEVKANPHNYDAWFDYLRLVESDAEAETVREVYERAIANVPPVQEKRHWKRYIYLWINYALYEELEAKDPERTRQVYQASLELIPHKKFTFAKMWLLYAQFEIRQKNLPFARRALGTSIGKCPKNKLFKGYIELELQLREFDRCRKLYEKFLEFGPENCTSWIKFAELETILGDIERARAIYELAISQPRLDMPEVLWKSYIDFEIEQEETERTRNLYRRLLQRTQHVKVWISFAQFELSSGKEGSLAKCRQIYEEANKTMRNCEEKEERLMLLESWRSFEDEFGTASDKERVDKLMPEKVKKRRKVQADDGVRTEPLVLVLHASRAEAPQALKCVCNVWHVYSLRKGAAAGEGAGHSLAAVGTRQSVRSTQGGAPRRAGRGAS